A portion of the Pedobacter cryoconitis genome contains these proteins:
- a CDS encoding non-ribosomal peptide synthetase has protein sequence MKLSSNTFPMHPAQQDVFIDQLININSPHYNINNYFKITGALDIDKFVSAIVSSAAVFDVFKMAIATADFNPGYQITEHERELAVQFIDFSRDDHPAELILQWIENQKDKPILLEKSSLPVEQYILKAADNAHYYYFKFHHLIFDGYSVRVWANYISSKYKSLLNNDQEVFVSPSYLQEVEKAVANHGSDAYQVSAAYWEAKIKTKPASVLQPVYDALDELGKESKCYTRILEKEEQIQLSQLATASQARLQHLTMAAMVIYLAKMYGLERSLFGTAAHKRNQKKQREILGMFSGVAPFEGNYQPGNKLIDFIQAIAQSQKEDYRHLDYIAGDLSRHFKHDPLAGPFFDFVINHIVFDLSFNLGAGIQTAHEVRFSTHQQTPLEIMWLDHGEDQPLQLVIGFRHEYFRETEIALFTEQLLAIMKQFTPALQLNVEEIEVDTEAGIPAFVKEKNKVEITAEELATLEIFNATAADYPLDEHLVQLFTTQANLHPDAIAVLAQDEQLTYSELDQKSNQLGHYLRHAGVQENTLVPICIDRSAEMIIGILGILKAGGAYVPIDPEYPQERVNFLLTDTEATIVVSSTAQQKLFEHHADIRVISMDADWEEIAQQPVSSLANELRPEQLCYVIYTSGSTGQPKGVMVEHRNVVNLFYDRQELLKLDNNDRVASFTSYTFDPFVEQLFMALLNGAGLVLISKEVQLDAEALIAVLNKEQVTYILNTPGVLRNVPFDKALRSLKAVMVGGERCTTLLAQQWTGQLPDLRFYVAYGPTECTVTSTIYLYTKDYEEGKYLPIGKPTRNQQIHIVDANGNLLPLGEPGEIWIGGAGVARGYLNREELTAEQFIPDIFGNTNGGRLYKTGDIGYWLPDGNIEFVGRKDDQVKVRGYRIELGEIENAVQQSGQAAQTVMRAIEDESGNNQLVCYLIPKEDFDKQSLISYLETQLPAYMVPHVFVEMAAFPLTAHGKLDKKALPAADIKKQLSRDYVAAGNELELRLVSIWEELLQLNPIGIHDNFFELGGHSLQAMRVSGCIHKEFGVNVPVKKIFQCKNIAQLAAYVAEHKGSSPTHSAIPMTQRNGRVPLSYGQEGLWRIDQLSGSKQYHMPMYFRLSGTLNTAALEQAINEVVNRHEILRTVIRQDAEGQPFQFVLEKDTWSLDRINDVPDSESALDDLLSELSSAAIALHTDHMLRGHLIRISDQDQVLVMILHHIAADGWSVSVLIWELVSFYQMQTTSSTAALPALPLQYGDYSIWQRAQEESQWGGGITYWKNQLEGTSQLELPADYPRPLIQSTKGAIAVFTLNSELSAGLQFLATAHGATLHMTLLSAFKILLHRYSGQDDICVGSVIAGRTRQELEGLIGFFANTLALRSNLGGNPSFLDLLQQLKETAMSAYEYQDVPFERVVEAVGQERDKSRNPLYQVIFTVQNIPEVPEFRLGEAVFKAQKTGRTTSQFDLNVSVVAAAAGIEISVEYCTDLFKEETIDRMFGNYQQLLESILAAPAQTIAQLPMLRKPELQELLFDFNNTAVAYPHEQTLIDLFSWQAAQTPDAIALVYLDQTLTYKALDEQSNQLGHYLRSAGVREDTLVPICITRSIEMMVGILGILKSGGAYVPIDPEYPQERIRYILTDTQAAIVVSNELSKPLLFTQHTHIRVISLDGEHEAITKEPASAVPATLRPAHLCYVMYTSGSTGQPKGVLVTHRNVTSLISGANYIKLSSRDALLSAGSASFDATTFEYWSMLLNGGRLVLCPADSLLDNNLFKEVLQENKITVMWFTAGWFNLLVDVDIDLFEGLSAVMVGGEKLSVAHINRFRECYPDKTIINGYGPTENTTFSICYPIQEMESTGSIPLGRPLNNRQAYILDNFAQPVPIGVAGEIYVGGAGVARGYLNQEELTLARFIKDPFVIGNRLYKTGDIGRWLSNGNIEFIGRVDDQVKIRGYRIELGEIESTIQQSGFAGQCVVLAPADESGQKHLVGYVIPGEQRFDRDGLVTYLETRLPDYMVPHVFMEMEVFPLTANGKLDKKALPDANAIHLSRVDSEDLLTETEQKVKDIWALSLELEDLGIHDDFFKLGGDSIIAIGVISRLRKAFNDSIRLYDLYECSTINRLSALIDSGHEVVAEDKGHTVRDAVVAELESLRSRLLPEFEDESEIEDVYPMSDIQSGMIYASQLNPEQAVYHDQLTFKMPLTLNRDIFEQALKLLVAKHSILRTRFDLDVYTGDVQVVYKQGDPELVFRDIRSFTENGSGAYLNNYLTAERAIPFVAHRGKLWRISLLQTLKDYILVFQFHHAMFDGWSVASFTTELNNLYLAILANGPQIQVTPLKASYRDFVIESISEKRNQDNRTYWAESLTDYKRLDMFTETVADDNWAKAYELDYLQRLKDKTKADGLSLKGMFLGAYQYMLNMLTAEQEVTLGVVTNGRPLTEDGDKVLGCFLNTIPFRFIGGDTELTWKAYFERIEQQLTSLKERDRMPLMEIAQLTGEQSSSGNPFFDTLFNYINFHVYGQMDTEEGLFAKQGHFQLEEEEEKNASGGYEATNTYLDCSVSVTGDILVVSYHRTRDLKSGKTLADIHAYFDRVLEAYLEHDEQRIADVPILPAQELDLLSAFNATTAAYPDQQTLVDLFATQAAQYPDAVALIEDDQHLTYKELDIKSNQLGHYLRSAGVQEDTLVPICIARSMDMIIGILGILKAGGAYVPIDPEYPQERINYMLSDLRASIALSSAQHRELLDEQGVLVISLDEELELIQKESTTPVPTALHPAHLCYVIYTSGSTGQPKGVLIEHRGVVNLICDRQRSLKFKTSDRVLLFSNYTFDPFVEQLFMALLNGAGLVIISKEVQMDANKLMEVVAAEKITYLDVTPSFLSGLNRDEGLKDLKHVIAGGERCATSLAQRWTQDAALDFYNAYGPTECTITATVYAYDKNRKDGEYLSIGKPVGNVQIHILDNGGNLLPAGVPGEICIAGAGVARGYLNREELTAGRFVANTFGEGRLYKTGDTGRWLPDGNIEFIGRIDDQVKVRGYRIELGEIESAIQQSGLVSQCIVMAQAEDAGHHQLICYVVSSGVFLRENLMAYLETQLPEYMVPRVFIEMESIPLTSHGKLDKKALPSADTKGQLSRNYVPADTALESALVGIWEELLQLSPIGIHDSFFELGGHSLLAMRVSSSIQKELEVNVPVKSIFQCKSIAKLAAYIEELQNKTVRLGVNVISL, from the coding sequence ATGAAACTCTCATCCAACACCTTTCCTATGCATCCTGCACAACAGGATGTCTTTATTGATCAGCTGATTAATATCAACAGTCCCCATTACAATATCAATAACTATTTCAAAATTACAGGCGCATTAGACATTGATAAATTTGTCAGTGCTATCGTTTCCTCTGCTGCGGTTTTTGATGTTTTTAAAATGGCGATTGCTACAGCTGATTTTAATCCCGGTTACCAGATTACTGAGCACGAACGCGAACTCGCTGTTCAGTTTATAGATTTTAGCAGGGACGACCATCCAGCAGAGCTGATTCTCCAGTGGATAGAAAATCAGAAAGACAAGCCGATTTTATTAGAAAAATCAAGCTTGCCTGTAGAACAGTATATCCTTAAAGCAGCTGACAATGCGCATTATTATTATTTTAAGTTTCATCACCTGATTTTTGATGGATACAGTGTCCGGGTGTGGGCGAATTATATTTCCAGTAAATATAAAAGCTTATTAAATAATGATCAGGAAGTTTTTGTTTCACCTTCTTATTTGCAGGAGGTGGAAAAAGCAGTGGCAAATCATGGATCTGACGCCTATCAGGTTAGTGCTGCCTACTGGGAAGCAAAAATAAAGACGAAGCCAGCTTCTGTTCTTCAGCCAGTTTACGATGCATTGGATGAATTGGGGAAAGAAAGCAAGTGCTATACACGCATTTTGGAAAAAGAGGAGCAAATACAGTTGTCTCAATTGGCCACGGCCAGCCAAGCGCGTTTGCAACATTTAACTATGGCCGCAATGGTGATTTACCTGGCTAAAATGTATGGGTTAGAACGTTCTCTTTTTGGTACAGCTGCCCATAAACGAAATCAAAAAAAGCAGCGGGAAATATTAGGAATGTTTTCCGGGGTTGCTCCATTTGAAGGTAATTATCAGCCGGGCAATAAATTAATTGATTTCATTCAGGCTATAGCCCAATCTCAAAAAGAAGATTACCGGCATCTTGATTACATCGCCGGAGATTTGAGCAGACATTTTAAGCATGATCCTTTGGCAGGGCCTTTCTTTGATTTTGTGATTAATCATATCGTGTTTGATTTATCATTTAATTTAGGAGCAGGTATTCAAACCGCTCATGAGGTGAGGTTTAGCACACATCAACAAACTCCACTGGAAATTATGTGGCTTGATCACGGAGAAGATCAACCTTTACAACTGGTCATTGGATTCCGGCATGAATACTTCCGGGAAACAGAAATCGCCTTATTTACTGAACAGTTATTAGCCATCATGAAACAGTTTACACCAGCTCTTCAGCTTAATGTTGAAGAAATTGAGGTGGATACTGAGGCAGGGATACCTGCATTTGTAAAAGAGAAAAATAAGGTAGAGATTACAGCAGAGGAATTGGCAACCCTGGAAATTTTCAATGCTACAGCAGCAGATTATCCATTGGACGAGCATCTTGTACAGCTATTTACTACACAAGCAAACCTTCATCCGGATGCGATCGCCGTGCTAGCGCAAGATGAGCAATTAACTTATAGTGAGCTGGATCAAAAAAGTAATCAGCTCGGACATTATTTGCGTCATGCAGGGGTGCAGGAAAATACGCTGGTGCCAATTTGTATAGACCGTTCAGCAGAGATGATAATTGGCATACTGGGTATTTTGAAAGCAGGAGGGGCCTATGTTCCTATTGATCCGGAATATCCACAAGAAAGAGTGAACTTTCTGCTGACAGATACCGAAGCTACCATTGTAGTGAGCAGTACAGCACAACAGAAACTGTTTGAACATCATGCGGATATTCGTGTCATTTCAATGGATGCAGACTGGGAAGAAATTGCGCAGCAACCTGTTTCTTCCTTAGCCAATGAGCTGCGTCCTGAGCAATTATGCTATGTAATTTATACTTCTGGTTCTACTGGCCAGCCTAAGGGTGTAATGGTGGAACACCGGAATGTCGTGAACTTATTTTATGATCGTCAGGAGCTTTTAAAGCTTGACAATAATGACCGGGTAGCTTCATTTACCAGTTATACTTTTGACCCTTTTGTAGAACAGTTATTTATGGCTTTACTAAATGGTGCAGGATTGGTATTGATTTCAAAAGAAGTACAACTGGATGCCGAGGCGCTAATTGCCGTGCTGAATAAGGAACAAGTTACTTATATATTGAATACCCCGGGGGTTTTAAGGAATGTACCTTTTGACAAAGCACTCCGGAGTTTAAAAGCGGTAATGGTTGGCGGAGAGCGCTGTACAACCTTATTGGCACAACAATGGACCGGACAGCTTCCTGATTTGCGGTTTTATGTCGCTTATGGCCCTACCGAATGTACGGTAACTTCTACTATCTATTTATATACTAAAGATTACGAAGAAGGAAAATACCTTCCTATCGGTAAACCCACACGGAATCAACAAATACATATCGTAGATGCTAATGGTAATTTACTTCCTTTAGGTGAACCGGGGGAAATTTGGATAGGAGGTGCCGGTGTAGCCCGGGGTTATCTGAACCGTGAAGAATTAACAGCTGAGCAATTTATTCCGGATATTTTCGGAAACACAAATGGAGGTCGTTTATATAAAACGGGTGATATCGGGTATTGGCTTCCGGATGGGAACATTGAATTTGTTGGCCGTAAAGATGACCAGGTTAAGGTGCGTGGTTACCGTATTGAACTCGGAGAGATTGAAAATGCCGTTCAGCAAAGTGGTCAGGCAGCCCAGACTGTTATGCGCGCTATAGAAGATGAATCTGGCAACAATCAACTGGTTTGTTATTTAATCCCAAAAGAGGATTTTGACAAACAAAGTCTGATCTCTTATCTGGAAACTCAGTTGCCAGCCTATATGGTACCCCATGTTTTTGTAGAAATGGCTGCTTTTCCACTCACTGCTCATGGTAAACTGGATAAAAAAGCATTGCCTGCAGCAGATATTAAAAAGCAATTGAGTAGAGATTATGTAGCAGCAGGCAACGAATTAGAGTTAAGACTAGTCAGTATCTGGGAAGAGTTGCTTCAGCTTAATCCTATAGGAATCCATGATAATTTCTTCGAACTGGGCGGACATTCTCTGCAAGCCATGCGGGTAAGTGGTTGTATACACAAGGAATTTGGTGTAAATGTTCCGGTAAAAAAGATCTTCCAATGTAAAAATATAGCACAACTTGCAGCCTATGTGGCTGAACATAAAGGCAGTAGTCCAACGCATTCTGCTATTCCAATGACGCAAAGAAATGGGCGAGTTCCATTGTCTTATGGTCAGGAAGGCCTTTGGCGGATAGACCAGCTTAGTGGAAGTAAGCAGTATCATATGCCAATGTATTTCCGTTTGTCGGGAACACTAAATACAGCTGCACTTGAACAAGCAATCAATGAAGTCGTGAACCGTCACGAAATTTTAAGAACAGTGATCCGTCAGGATGCCGAAGGGCAACCTTTCCAGTTCGTTTTAGAAAAAGATACCTGGTCACTGGATAGAATAAATGATGTTCCGGATAGCGAAAGCGCACTGGATGATTTGCTATCTGAGCTTTCCTCAGCAGCCATAGCGCTACATACAGATCATATGCTGCGTGGCCATCTGATCCGGATTTCGGACCAGGACCAGGTACTGGTAATGATACTTCACCACATCGCAGCCGACGGCTGGTCGGTTTCGGTATTGATCTGGGAGCTGGTTTCTTTCTATCAAATGCAGACCACAAGCTCAACAGCAGCACTACCTGCACTTCCTTTACAATATGGAGATTATTCCATCTGGCAGCGTGCACAAGAAGAATCTCAATGGGGTGGTGGTATTACCTACTGGAAAAACCAACTGGAGGGGACTAGTCAGCTGGAATTGCCTGCAGATTATCCACGTCCATTAATACAAAGTACAAAAGGCGCCATAGCTGTATTTACATTGAATTCAGAACTATCGGCAGGATTGCAATTTTTAGCAACAGCGCATGGAGCTACCTTACACATGACCCTATTGTCGGCATTCAAGATTCTGCTGCACCGCTACAGTGGTCAGGATGATATTTGTGTCGGAAGCGTGATTGCAGGACGGACACGTCAGGAATTGGAAGGGTTAATCGGCTTTTTTGCCAATACACTGGCTTTGAGAAGTAACCTTGGCGGCAATCCTTCATTTCTGGATTTGCTGCAGCAGCTAAAAGAAACTGCAATGAGCGCATATGAATATCAGGATGTTCCTTTTGAACGTGTTGTAGAAGCTGTTGGCCAGGAAAGAGATAAAAGCCGTAACCCTTTATACCAGGTCATTTTTACAGTACAGAATATTCCGGAGGTACCAGAGTTCCGCTTGGGAGAAGCTGTTTTTAAAGCGCAGAAAACAGGGCGTACAACCAGTCAGTTTGACCTGAATGTTTCTGTCGTAGCCGCTGCAGCAGGAATTGAAATCAGTGTAGAATACTGTACTGATTTGTTTAAAGAAGAAACAATAGACCGCATGTTCGGTAATTATCAACAACTGCTTGAATCTATTTTAGCCGCTCCGGCACAAACAATAGCGCAGTTGCCCATGTTGCGTAAACCAGAACTGCAAGAACTGCTTTTTGATTTCAACAATACGGCAGTTGCTTATCCGCACGAACAGACTTTAATAGATTTATTTAGCTGGCAGGCAGCTCAGACTCCTGATGCAATTGCATTGGTTTATCTGGATCAGACTTTAACTTATAAAGCGCTTGACGAACAAAGTAATCAGCTTGGGCATTATCTGCGCAGTGCAGGGGTCAGAGAAGATACACTGGTTCCAATCTGTATCACACGCTCTATAGAGATGATGGTTGGAATATTAGGTATCCTGAAATCTGGTGGTGCTTATGTGCCAATTGATCCGGAATATCCACAAGAGCGTATTCGTTATATCTTAACTGATACCCAGGCAGCTATCGTGGTAAGCAATGAGCTCAGCAAACCATTGCTTTTTACGCAGCATACCCATATCCGCGTTATTTCATTAGACGGAGAACATGAAGCTATTACAAAAGAGCCAGCATCGGCTGTGCCTGCAACTCTTCGTCCAGCTCATTTATGCTATGTCATGTATACCTCTGGCTCTACCGGGCAGCCGAAAGGCGTTCTGGTTACCCATCGCAATGTGACCAGTTTGATTTCAGGTGCAAATTATATTAAGCTAAGTTCCCGTGATGCATTATTATCTGCCGGCTCTGCCTCTTTTGATGCCACAACATTTGAGTATTGGAGCATGTTGCTGAATGGCGGGCGTCTGGTCTTATGTCCTGCTGATAGTTTGCTGGATAACAATTTATTCAAAGAAGTATTGCAAGAAAATAAAATCACGGTGATGTGGTTTACAGCAGGTTGGTTTAACCTGCTTGTTGATGTGGATATCGATTTATTTGAAGGCTTATCAGCAGTTATGGTTGGTGGCGAAAAACTATCAGTTGCACATATCAATCGTTTCAGGGAATGCTATCCGGATAAAACTATTATCAATGGCTATGGCCCAACTGAAAATACAACTTTCTCTATTTGTTACCCTATCCAGGAGATGGAGTCAACAGGAAGTATTCCTTTGGGTCGTCCGCTGAATAACCGCCAGGCTTATATACTGGATAATTTCGCACAGCCAGTACCAATTGGGGTAGCCGGGGAGATTTATGTAGGCGGGGCAGGAGTCGCACGTGGTTATCTGAATCAGGAAGAACTGACCCTGGCACGATTTATCAAAGATCCTTTTGTCATTGGTAACCGTTTGTATAAAACAGGTGACATTGGCAGATGGCTTTCCAATGGAAATATAGAGTTTATAGGCCGGGTAGATGACCAGGTGAAAATCAGGGGTTACCGTATCGAACTGGGAGAGATTGAAAGTACTATTCAGCAAAGTGGTTTTGCAGGGCAATGCGTAGTGCTGGCACCAGCCGATGAATCCGGGCAGAAACACCTGGTAGGTTATGTGATTCCTGGTGAACAGAGATTTGACAGAGACGGATTGGTCACGTATCTGGAAACGCGGTTACCAGATTATATGGTGCCGCATGTATTCATGGAGATGGAAGTTTTTCCGTTAACTGCGAATGGTAAACTGGATAAAAAAGCTTTGCCAGACGCAAATGCTATTCACTTGAGCAGAGTGGATTCCGAGGATTTACTCACAGAAACTGAACAAAAAGTAAAAGATATCTGGGCGCTGTCCCTTGAACTTGAAGATTTAGGAATCCATGATGATTTCTTTAAGCTTGGTGGTGATTCTATCATTGCCATTGGGGTCATCAGCCGCTTGCGCAAAGCATTTAATGATAGTATTCGCTTATATGACCTGTATGAATGTTCAACGATCAACCGTTTATCAGCGTTGATCGATTCAGGACATGAGGTTGTTGCTGAAGATAAAGGACATACAGTTCGTGATGCGGTAGTTGCTGAGCTGGAATCTCTGCGCTCACGTTTGCTGCCAGAGTTTGAAGATGAATCAGAGATAGAAGACGTTTATCCGATGAGCGATATTCAAAGCGGAATGATTTATGCCTCTCAGCTAAACCCTGAGCAAGCCGTTTATCATGATCAGTTGACTTTTAAAATGCCATTAACACTGAACAGAGATATTTTTGAACAAGCTTTAAAATTACTGGTTGCCAAACATTCCATTTTGCGGACCAGGTTTGATCTGGATGTTTATACTGGAGATGTACAAGTTGTTTATAAGCAAGGAGATCCTGAATTGGTATTCCGCGATATTCGTTCATTTACTGAAAATGGGTCTGGCGCTTATTTAAATAATTATCTGACAGCAGAACGCGCTATTCCTTTTGTTGCACATCGGGGTAAGTTATGGCGGATCAGTTTATTACAGACATTGAAAGATTATATCCTGGTGTTTCAGTTTCATCATGCCATGTTTGATGGCTGGAGCGTTGCTTCATTTACAACCGAGTTGAATAATCTGTATTTGGCGATCCTGGCCAATGGACCGCAAATTCAGGTAACTCCGCTAAAAGCGAGCTATCGTGATTTTGTGATCGAGAGTATCTCAGAAAAACGCAATCAGGATAACCGGACTTACTGGGCAGAGTCATTAACCGATTATAAACGGTTGGATATGTTTACAGAAACGGTTGCGGATGACAATTGGGCAAAAGCCTATGAGCTGGATTATCTGCAACGCTTAAAAGACAAGACCAAAGCAGATGGATTAAGTTTGAAAGGGATGTTCCTTGGCGCTTATCAGTATATGCTGAATATGTTGACTGCAGAACAGGAAGTAACCCTGGGCGTGGTAACCAATGGACGTCCGCTTACTGAAGATGGAGATAAAGTACTGGGTTGCTTTTTAAATACTATTCCTTTCCGCTTTATCGGTGGTGACACTGAGCTCACCTGGAAAGCGTATTTTGAACGTATTGAGCAACAGCTGACTTCACTCAAAGAGCGGGACAGGATGCCTTTAATGGAAATTGCCCAGTTAACCGGCGAACAATCTTCCAGTGGTAATCCATTCTTTGATACGCTGTTCAACTATATTAATTTCCATGTATATGGTCAGATGGATACAGAAGAAGGCTTATTTGCAAAGCAAGGGCATTTTCAGTTAGAAGAAGAGGAAGAGAAAAATGCTTCTGGCGGCTATGAAGCTACGAATACCTACCTGGATTGTTCGGTTAGTGTGACCGGTGATATCCTGGTAGTCAGTTATCATCGCACCAGAGACCTCAAAAGTGGTAAAACACTGGCTGACATTCACGCTTATTTTGATCGTGTACTCGAAGCTTACCTGGAGCATGACGAGCAGCGCATTGCTGATGTTCCGATATTACCTGCACAGGAGCTTGACTTATTAAGTGCATTTAATGCAACAACAGCAGCTTATCCTGATCAGCAGACACTCGTTGATCTATTTGCCACTCAGGCCGCTCAATACCCAGATGCAGTAGCGCTGATTGAGGATGATCAGCATTTAACTTATAAAGAACTCGATATCAAGAGTAACCAGCTGGGACATTATTTACGTTCGGCAGGAGTTCAGGAAGATACCCTGGTGCCAATTTGTATCGCGCGTTCTATGGACATGATTATTGGTATACTGGGGATTTTGAAAGCAGGAGGTGCTTATGTACCAATAGATCCGGAATATCCACAGGAAAGGATTAACTATATGCTTTCGGATCTCAGGGCAAGTATTGCTTTGAGCAGTGCACAACACCGTGAACTACTGGATGAACAGGGAGTTTTAGTGATTTCACTGGATGAAGAACTGGAATTAATCCAAAAGGAGTCCACTACACCTGTACCGACTGCGCTTCATCCTGCTCATTTATGTTATGTGATTTATACCTCAGGATCTACCGGTCAGCCCAAAGGCGTATTGATAGAACATCGAGGCGTGGTTAACTTAATCTGTGACCGCCAGCGGTCGTTGAAATTCAAGACCAGCGACCGGGTACTTTTATTCTCCAATTACACTTTTGATCCATTTGTTGAACAGCTTTTTATGGCTTTACTAAATGGCGCAGGATTAGTCATTATATCCAAAGAAGTACAAATGGATGCCAATAAACTGATGGAAGTTGTTGCGGCTGAAAAGATTACCTATTTGGATGTAACGCCAAGTTTCTTAAGTGGGTTAAACCGGGATGAGGGATTAAAAGATTTAAAACATGTGATTGCCGGAGGCGAACGTTGTGCCACTTCGCTTGCACAGCGCTGGACGCAGGATGCAGCATTAGATTTTTATAATGCTTACGGCCCAACGGAATGTACGATCACGGCTACGGTCTATGCTTACGATAAAAACAGAAAAGACGGCGAATACCTTTCTATTGGTAAGCCGGTTGGAAATGTGCAAATACATATCCTGGATAACGGGGGTAATTTGTTGCCTGCAGGTGTACCGGGAGAGATTTGTATTGCAGGCGCGGGAGTTGCCCGTGGTTATCTGAACCGCGAAGAATTAACTGCGGGACGTTTCGTTGCCAATACTTTTGGTGAAGGCCGTTTGTATAAAACAGGTGATACAGGCAGGTGGCTTCCAGATGGGAACATCGAATTTATAGGCCGTATAGATGATCAGGTTAAGGTACGTGGGTATCGTATTGAGCTCGGAGAGATAGAAAGTGCCATTCAGCAAAGCGGTTTAGTGAGCCAGTGTATTGTGATGGCGCAAGCAGAGGATGCGGGTCATCATCAATTGATTTGTTATGTGGTTTCTTCAGGTGTTTTTTTAAGAGAGAATCTGATGGCTTACCTGGAAACTCAATTACCGGAATATATGGTGCCCCGTGTATTTATAGAGATGGAATCGATTCCATTGACTTCCCATGGTAAACTGGATAAAAAGGCGTTGCCTTCAGCAGATACTAAAGGACAGCTGAGCAGGAATTATGTCCCTGCTGATACAGCGCTGGAATCTGCTCTTGTCGGTATTTGGGAAGAGCTGCTTCAGCTCTCTCCTATAGGAATCCATGACAGTTTCTTTGAACTGGGCGGGCACTCTTTACTGGCAATGCGGGTAAGCAGTAGTATACAAAAAGAGCTGGAGGTCAATGTTCCGGTGAAAAGTATATTTCAATGCAAAAGCATAGCTAAACTAGCAGCCTATATAGAAGAACTCCAGAACAAAACTGTTCGGCTTGGAGTCAATGTAATTAGCCTTTAA
- a CDS encoding MBL fold metallo-hydrolase, whose amino-acid sequence MKNTEVYLKPNLVMEPLVDKWYAWSHLISPATAAMNIVGRHMTIMESYLMAPELHAEAVLNPKLRGGPFMDIPVERAGEVKAIYEDTLLKQQPVLEFSKAVNKLDKLLKADAKGFAMEEIYARVPEELKGYVELYYDRNNNGGFRFFEPLLYDSAYYNKNSQSLALWITDNDHRPFCLSTPKLNDENTLHLEIPFDHPGIDELARMKRVPQTLDYIKEKLGITEDQSALFETFFTTDVPPAYEKYAGDKIRMRYFGHACILIETKDISILVDPLISYYGYASEVDHFSDVDLPDTIDYVLITHNHQDHILFETLLPLRHKIKNIIVPNTCSGKLQDPDLKLMFNHIGFNNVISINEMESVKFADAMITGVPFTGEHSDLNILTKSCYFVQIGDFKLAFFADSRIMEPELYAHIQRKIGDVDVVFLGMECDGAPLSWLYGQLLPQKLPRDQDNSRRLSGSDCKKGMSLVDIFHPKEVYVYAMGQEPWVEFISSIKYTDESNPIVQSNRLIEECREKGIAAERLFGEREILYNK is encoded by the coding sequence ATGAAAAACACTGAAGTATACCTGAAGCCGAATTTAGTCATGGAACCCTTAGTCGATAAATGGTATGCCTGGAGCCATTTGATCTCTCCTGCAACAGCTGCAATGAATATTGTTGGGCGACATATGACGATCATGGAATCCTATTTAATGGCACCAGAGCTTCATGCAGAAGCTGTCCTGAATCCAAAGTTAAGGGGAGGCCCCTTTATGGATATACCCGTAGAAAGAGCGGGTGAAGTCAAAGCAATTTATGAAGATACGCTGTTGAAGCAACAGCCAGTATTGGAATTTTCAAAAGCAGTGAATAAATTAGATAAGCTGCTGAAAGCCGATGCGAAAGGTTTTGCGATGGAAGAAATATACGCACGTGTACCTGAAGAACTTAAAGGTTATGTCGAACTCTATTATGACCGCAACAACAACGGTGGATTCAGATTCTTTGAACCTCTTTTATATGATAGTGCTTACTATAACAAAAATTCTCAAAGTTTAGCTTTATGGATTACTGACAATGACCACAGACCATTTTGCCTGAGTACGCCGAAGCTGAATGATGAAAATACACTGCATTTAGAGATCCCCTTTGATCATCCTGGCATTGATGAACTGGCCAGAATGAAAAGAGTACCACAGACCCTTGATTATATCAAAGAAAAACTGGGCATAACCGAAGATCAATCGGCACTTTTTGAAACATTTTTTACGACTGATGTTCCTCCTGCTTATGAAAAGTACGCAGGCGATAAAATCCGTATGCGCTATTTCGGCCATGCCTGTATTTTAATTGAAACCAAAGACATCAGTATCCTGGTTGATCCGCTGATCAGTTATTACGGCTATGCCTCAGAAGTAGATCATTTTTCGGATGTGGATCTTCCTGATACCATCGATTATGTTTTGATCACGCACAACCATCAGGATCATATTCTATTTGAGACCTTATTGCCCTTACGCCATAAAATCAAAAATATTATTGTGCCCAATACCTGCAGCGGTAAGCTTCAGGACCCTGATTTAAAGCTGATGTTCAATCATATTGGTTTTAACAATGTGATCTCGATCAATGAAATGGAATCGGTGAAATTTGCGGATGCCATGATTACCGGAGTACCATTCACAGGAGAACACAGTGATCTGAATATTTTAACAAAGTCTTGCTATTTTGTACAGATAGGGGATTTTAAACTGGCATTTTTTGCAGATTCAAGAATAATGGAACCGGAACTATACGCACATATCCAGCGAAAAATAGGGGATGTAGACGTTGTTTTTCTGGGAATGGAATGTGATGGAGCTCCTTTATCCTGGTTATATGGACAGCTATTGCCTCAGAAATTACCAAGAGATCAGGACAACAGCCGCAGGTTATCAGGATCTGACTGTAAAAAAGGTATGTCCTTAGTTGATATCTTCCATCCTAAAGAAGTTTATGTTTATGCCATGGGACAAGAGCCCTGGGTTGAATTTATCAGCAGTATTAAATATACCGATGAGTCAAATCCTATTGTTCAGTCCAACAGGCTAATAGAAGAGTGCAGGGAAAAAGGAATTGCCGCAGAACGTCTATTTGGTGAAAGAGAAATACTCTATAATAAATAA